The proteins below are encoded in one region of Triticum aestivum cultivar Chinese Spring chromosome 1B, IWGSC CS RefSeq v2.1, whole genome shotgun sequence:
- the LOC123090246 gene encoding shugoshin-1: METAVLAPQQANPAQAAVAQTRNAATMAAMRKLGAAGATSARRKTLCDITNLRRPLAAAAADELQQDGSRCTDGVDGIARLIKENSDLVKLLEERDKVIELSGAEVQNLRLANWQLAQANSQMLAELNLGKNRLKLLQHELTCSRAALRVKSSELEEAKKALKSSRLQQQKSANETARHLVADRAAAAAAQLKDGDAEPPSDASRAASAKKSTCNASRKRLLRSRSLGPAVAPTKLVAASKERESAQRRKSMRTPQPSGRREDLFEIEDVQLTAGGGDDRKETSWELDSSVQFPRRSSLGRPLRRATEKVTSYKEMPVNIKLRRP; the protein is encoded by the exons ATGGAGACCGCCGTTCTCGCGCCCCAGCAGGCCAACCCGGCTCAAGCGGCGGTGGCGCAGACCAGGAACGCGGCGACCATGGCCGCCATGCGGAAGCTTGGCGCCGCCGGTGCCACatcggcgaggaggaagacgctCTGCGACATCACCAATCTGAGGCggccgctggcggcggcggcggccgatgaGTTGCAGCAGGACGGGTCGAGGTGCACGGACGGCGTGGATGGAATCGCGCGGTTGATCAAG GAGAATTCGGATCTGGTGAAGCTCCTGGAGGAGCGAGA CAAAGTCATAGAGTTGAGCGGGGCTGAAGTACAGAATCTGCGGCTGGCAAACTGGCAGCTTGCGCAGGCTAATTCCCAGATGTTAGCA GAGCTAAATCTTGGCAAAAATAGG CTGAAATTGCTACAACATGAGCTTACGTGCTCCAGAGCTGCCCTCAGAGTAAAATCATCGGAACTTGAG GAGGCAAAGAAAGcgctgaagagcagcagactccaGCAACAGAAGAGCGCGAACGAGACGGCGCGGCACTTGGTCGCCGACAgagctgcagctgcagctgcacAGCTCAAGGATGGAGACGCAGAGCCCCCTTCGGATGCGTCGCGCGCCGCCAGTGCCAAGAAGTCTACCTGCAACGCCAGCCGGAAGAGGCTGCTGAGATCTCGAT CTCTGGGCCCTGCGGTGGCGCCGACGAAGCTGGTGGCGGCGTCCAAGGAGAGGGAGAGCGCACAGAGACG CAAGTCCATGAGAACGCCTCAGCCGAGTGGGCGCAGGGAAGACTTGTTCGAGATAGAGGACGTTCAGCTCACCGCCGGCGGTGGAGATGACAGGAAGGAGACGTCGTGGGAGCTGGATTCGTCGGTGCAGTTCCCACGCAGGTCGTCGCTGGGGAGGCCGCTCCGGCGGGCCACAGAGAAGGTCACCTCCTACAAGGAGATGCCTGTCAACATTAAGCTTAGGAGGCCCTAA
- the LOC123119641 gene encoding inosine triphosphate pyrophosphatase: MSGAAAAAAARVLPKAVTFVTGNAKKLEEVRAILGSSVPFQSLKLDLPELQGEPEDISKEKARMAASQVNGPVLVEDTCLCFNALKGLPGPYIKWFLEKIGHEGLNNLLIAYEDKSAFAMCIFSLALGPEEEPITFVGKTAGKIVPARGPADFGWDPVFQPDGFEQTYAEMPKSEKNKISHRARALALVKDHFASANYEVQSDGLA; the protein is encoded by the exons atgtcgggcgcggcggcggcggcggcggcgcgagtgcTGCCGAAGGCAGTGACCTTCGTGACGGGCAACGCCAAGAAGCTGGAGGAAGTCCGCGCGATTCTCGGCTCCTCCGTCCCCTTCCAGTCCCTCAAACTCGACC TGCCTGAGTTGCAAGGTGAGCCAGAGGACATATCTAAAGAGAAGGCCCGAATGGCTGCATCTCAG GTGAATGGCCCTGTACTTGTTGAGGACACTTGTCTATGTTTCAATGCGCTCAAAGGTTTGCCAG GGCCCTATAT AAAATGGTTTCTAGAGAAGATTGGGCATGAAG GTTTGAACAATTTGTTAATAGCTTATGAAGACAAATCAGCTTTTGCTATGTGCATCTTTTCACTTGCTCTTGGACCAGAGGAGGAACCGATCACATTTGTTGGAAAAACAGCA GGGAAAATTGTACCTGCCAGAGGCCCTGCTGATTTTGGATGGGACCCTGTATTCCAACCAGATGGATTTGAACAAAC GTATGCTGAGATGCCCAAGTCAGAAAAGAATAAAATATCTCATAGGGCGAGAGCTCTTGCACTGGTGAAAGATCATTTTGCTTCTGCCAATTATGAAGTTCAGAGTGATGGATTGGCTTAA